The nucleotide window AACGTCAGTTCGAAAGTAAGACGGCTCTTAAGGTGTGATTGCACAAGCACAAGAAAAGCGGCATAAATATGGGGCCTCGAGCCTGCCGGCGCATCGCTGATCGGCAAGCCGAAGCGCTGCGGGCCAGCCGCGAAACTTTCATCGGCGCGGGCACCGTGCGCACGCTCAGCCCCGGCACCACGTTCACGCTGGGCGAACATTCCGCGGTGGCGGAAGACGAGAGCTTTGTCGTGTTGCGCGCGCTGCACCTGGCCCACAACAACCTGAGCGCCGAGGTCAAGGAAGTGGCGCAGCGGTTGGGCGAGAACCCGCTGGCCCGGCTGATCGAGCGCGAACAGGCCGGCAGCCTGCATGCCACCGGCAAGGACAAGGGCGAGCGGCCGCTGTACCGCAACCGCATCGATGCCATCCGCAGCAGCGTGCCGTACCG belongs to Pseudoduganella albidiflava and includes:
- a CDS encoding contractile injection system protein, VgrG/Pvc8 family → MGPRACRRIADRQAEALRASRETFIGAGTVRTLSPGTTFTLGEHSAVAEDESFVVLRALHLAHNNLSAEVKEVAQRLGENPLARLIEREQAGSLHATGKDKGERPLYRNRIDAIRSSVPYRSADSDGHGLVLRPKPTVRGQQTAFVVGPPGAVIHTDASTAWGTLESERVHHRRYATRARRKPLFRKCIEIFYNR